A single genomic interval of Camelina sativa cultivar DH55 chromosome 11, Cs, whole genome shotgun sequence harbors:
- the LOC104726603 gene encoding BTB/POZ domain-containing protein At5g60050-like, with product MASREVSAMIKQGFIADPSLSFSPSRITSPPVKLFTASPPPPPNESTHSSNPTLFDMMSDEHNREPSPPRRKSHARVAQILTEFKNGVVYGHSLGPSDVKLTVVGKDGYRVTMDVHRKVLSEKSRFFMEKMNSRREKGVSHMVEISECDDLEIYVETVVLMYSDDLKNKLIGETVLKILALLKVSAAIMFDEGVTSCLEHLEAVPWSDDEEEIVVSCLEELHLPNDSVTLILQRVSSEPSTSSTRTRTDDIFLKLLTGVLLAKDDKARREMKVLIFKLVREEADYDVSKDTLYGLCHRCLTSLVLCLSEVTTQMNDPGKDRGALMGEIAREADNMLWMVDILIEKRLCDEFVKLWADQKELANLHSKIPTMYRHEISKVTAQICIGIGKGRVLVNRETRFAVLNTWLEALYDDFGWMRRLSSRSLDRKLVEDGLSQTILTLSLRQQQVILMKWFDRFLSKGDDCPNVQRAFEVWWRRAFIRQVLTEPDGSQLQITLYD from the exons ATGGCGTCAAGAGAAGTATCAGCGATGATCAAACAAGGGTTTATCGCAGACCCTTCTCTCTCGTTTTCTCCGTCAAGAATCACATCTCCTCCTGTTAAACTCTTCACCGCCTCGCCGCCTCCTCCGCCGAACGAATCGACTCACAGCTCAAACCCGACTCTTTTCGACATGATGTCTGATGAGCACAACCGCGAGCCGTCGCCGCCACGGAGGAAGTCTCACGCGCGCGTGGCTCAAATCTTGACGGAGTTCAAGAACGGCGTCGTTTACGGTCACAGCCTCGGGCCAAGTGATGTTAAGCTGACCGTGGTTGGAAAAGACGGTTACAGAGTCACCATGGATGTTCATCGGAAGGTTTTATCGGAGAAGAGTAGGTTTTTCATGGAGAAGATGAATTCTAGAAGAGAGAAAGGGGTTTCTCATATGGTGGAGATTAGTGAGTGTGATGATTTGGAGATATATGTTGAGACTGTGGTTTTGATGTATAGTGATGATCTCAAAAATAAGTTGATCGGTGAAACTGTCCTCAAGATCTTGGCTTTACTCAAG GTTTCTGCAGCTATAATGTTTGATGAAGGGGTAACGTCGTGTTTGGAGCATTTGGAAGCTGTTCCTTGgtcagatgatgaagaagagattgtTGTGTCTTGCCTTGAAGAGCTTCATCTTCCTAATGATTCAGTCACTTTAATTCTTCAGAGAGTTTCATCTGAACCTTCCACTTCGTCCACGAGAACTAGAACGGATGATATCTTCTTGAAGCTTCTCACTGGTGTTTTACTAGCCAAAGATGATAAAGCTCGGCGAGAGAtgaaagttttgatctttaagTTGGTTAGAGAAGAAGCTGATTATGATGTCTCTAAAGACACACTCTACGGTTTGTGCCATAGATGTCTCACATCTCTTGTGCTTTGCTTATCTGAAGTGACTACGCAGATGAATGATCCGGGGAAAGACCGTGGTGCTTTGATGGGAGAAATCGCCAGAGAAGCTGATAACATGCTGTGGATGGTAGATATTTTGATTGAGAAGAGATTGTGTGATGAGTTTGTGAAACTATGGGCGGATCAAAAGGAGCTAGCGAATCTTCATTCCAAGATCCCAACAATGTACAGACACGAAATAAGCAAGGTCACTGCGCAGATATGTATTGGTATAGGTAAAGGAAGGGTCTTGGTGAACCGGGAGACTAGGTTTGCGGTTTTGAATACCTGGTTAGAGGCTTTGTATGATGATTTCGGGTGGATGAGACGGTTGTCATCGAGATCTCTGGATAGGAAACTTGTGGAAGATGGACTCAGCCAGACCATATTGACCTTGTCGTTGAGACAACAACAGGTGATTCTGATGAAATGGTTTGATCGGTTTCTGAGCAAAGGCGATGATTGTCCAAATGTTCAACGTGCATTCGAGGTGTGGTGGAGAAGAGCTTTCATAAGACAGGTCTTGACAGAGCCAGATGGATCGCAGCTGCAGATTACACTCTATGACTAA
- the LOC104726604 gene encoding DNA-directed RNA polymerase III subunit 1-like: protein METKMEIEFTKKPYIEDVGALKIKSINFSMLSDLEVMKAAEVQVWNNGYYDPNNKPHEGGLLDPRMGPPNKRSICATCEGNFQNCPGHYGYLKLDLPVYNIGYFNFILDILKCICKRCSNMLLDEKLYEDHLRKMRSPKMEPLKKTELAKAVVKKCSTMASQRVITCKKCGYQNGMVKKIPAQMGFIGISHDRSKIHGGEVDEFKAAISHTKESSQGINPLTYVLDPNVVLGLFKGMSDKDCELLYIAHRPENLIITCMLVPPLSIRPSVMIDGTKSNENDLSSQLKQIIQDNASLHRILSQPTTSTKNMQVWDTVQSEVAKFINSEVRGVQSQPDRKQLSGILQRLKGKQGRFRANLSGKRVEFTGRTVISPDPNLKITEVGIPILMARILTFPECVSRHNIEKLRQCVRNGPNKYPGARNVRYPDGSSRTLVGDYRKRIADELTIGCIVDRHLQDGDVVLFNRQPSLHRMSIMCHRARIMPWRTLRFNESVCNPYNADFDGDEMNMHVPQTEEARTEAITLMGVQNNLCTPKNGEILVASTQDFLTSSFLITRKDTFYDRAAFSLICSYMGDGMDAIDLPTPSILKPIELWTGKQVFSILLRPNASVRVYVTLNVKEKNFKKGKRGFDETMCANDGWVYFRNSELISGQLGKATLGNGNKDGLYSILLRDYNSHAAAVCMNRLAKLSARWIGIHGFSIGIDDVQPGAELNNKRKNTIQEGYTDCQRIIEDFNRGKLQPKAGLDGAKSLEADITGILNTIREDTGKACMDGLHWRNSPLIMSQCGSKGSPINISQMVACVGQQTVNGHRAPDGFIDRSLPHFPRMSKSPAAKGFVANSFYSGLTATEFFFHTMGGREGLVDTAVKTASTGYMSRRLMKALEDLLVHYDNTVRNSSGCILQFTYGDDGMDPALMEGKDGAPLNFDRLFLKIQATCPPRSHHNYLSSEELSQKFEEELVRHDKSRVCSDAFVKALRNFVSLLGVKSASPPQVLYKASGVTDKQLEVFVKICVSRYREKKIEAGTAIGTIGAQSIGEPGTQMTLKTFHFAGVASMNITQGVPRINEIINASKNISTPVISAELENPLELTSARWVKGRIEKTTLGQVAESIELLMTSTSASVRIILDSKIIEEACLSITPWSVKNSILKTPRIKLNDNDIRVLDTGLDITPVVDKSRTHFNLHNLKNVLPNIIVNGIKTVERVVVAEDMDKNKQIDGKKRWKLFVEGTNLLAVMGTPGINGRTTTSNNVVEVSKTLGIEAARTTIIDEIGTVMGNHGMSIDIRHMMLLADVMTYRGEVLGIQRTGIQKMDKSVLMQASFERTGDHLFSAAISGKVDNIEGVTECVIMGIPMKLGTGILKVLQRTDDLPKLKYGPDPIIS, encoded by the exons ATGGAGACGAAGATGGAGATTGAATTCACTAAGAAGCCCTACATCGAAGATGTTGGTGCTCTTAAAAT AAAAAGCATCAACTTCTCTATGCTTTCGGATCTTGAGGTCATGAAAGCCGCTGAAGTTCAGGTCTGGAATAATGGTTACTACGATCCCAATAATAAACCCCATGAAGGCGGCTTGTTGGATCCTCGAATG GGTCCTCCAAACAAAAGGTCTATATGCGCAACTTGTGAGGGGAACTTCCAAAATTGTCCCGGACACTACGGATATCTGAAGCTTGACCTCCCAGTTTACAACATTGGATACTTCAATTTTATCCTTGACATACTGAAGTGCATTTGTAAG CGCTGTTCGAACATGCTTTTGGACGAGAAATTGTATGAAGACCACTTGAGGAAGATGCGGAGTCCCAAAATGGAGCCATTGAAGAAAACTGAATTGGCGAAAGCGGTTGTGAAGAAGTGCAGTACGATGGCAAGCCAAAGAGTTATAACTTGCAAAAAATGTGGCTACCAGAATG GTATGGTGAAAAAGATTCCAGCCCAGATGGGTTTTATAGGTATCAGTCATGACCGGTCTAAAATTCATGGTGGAGAGGTTGATGAATTTAAAGCTGCAATATCCCACACAAAGGAGTCTAGTCAAGGAATAAATCCTCTTACCTATGTTCTTGATCCTAACGTGGTGCTTGGGCTTTTTAAAGGAATGAGTGACAAG GACTGTGAACTTCTTTATATTGCCCACAGACCTGAGAATCTTATCATAACGTGCATGCTTGTGCCACCTTTATCAATCCGACCGTCTGTTATGATTGATGGCACAAAAAG TAATGAAAATGACTTATCATCGCAATTAAAGCAAATCATTCAAGACAATGCTTCTCTTCATAGAATTTTGAGTCAACCTACCACATCGACCAAAAATATG CAAGTGTGGGATACAGTACAAAGCGAGGTTGCAAAATTCATTAACAGTGAAGTCCGTGGTGTTCAAAGTCAACCAGACAGAAAACAACTGAGTGGAATTCTTCAGCGTCTCAAAGGAAAACAGGGACGTTTCCGTGCAAATTTGTCAGGAAAGCGTGTCGAGTTCACTGGTAGAACTGTTATTTCACCTGATCCCAATTTGAAAATTACAGAG GTAGGAATTCCCATCCTTATGGCTCGAATCTTAACTTTTCCTGAATGTGTTTCCCGTCATAATATTGAGAAGTTGAGACAATGTGTTCGTAATGGCCCGAATAAATACCCTGGTGCCAGAAATGTCAGATATCCGGATGGTTCTTCAAG GACTTTGGTTGGTGATTATCGTAAGCGTATTGCTGATGAACTGACCATTGGATGCATAGTTGACCGCCATTTGCAAGATGGGGATGTTGTTCTTTTTAACAGGCAACCGAGTCTGCATCGGATGTCTATTATGTGTCACAGG GCAAGAATAATGCCTTGGAGAACGTTGAGGTtcaatgaatcggtttgtaacCCATATAATGCTGATTTTGATGGTGATGAGATGAACATGCACGTACCACAAACAGAGGAGGCTCGGACAGAGGCTATTACATTGATGGGG GTACAAAACAATTTATGCACCCCAAAAAACGGAGAAATTTTAGTAGCATCAACGCAGGATTTTTTGACATCTTCCTTTTTGATAACGAGAAAGGACACGTTTTATGACCGTGCAGCCTTTTCACTTATATGTTCTTACATGGGAGATGGCATGGATGCCATTGATTTGCCCACACCTTCAATCCTTAAG CCAATAGAGCTGTGGACTGGTAAACAGGTTTTTAGTATTTTGCTGCGTCCAAATGCAAGTGTTAGAGTCTACGTAACTCTAAATGTGAAAGAGAAGAACTTCAAAAAGGGAAAGCGTGGTTTCGATGAAACAATGTGCGCAAATGATGGATGGGTTTATTTTCGAAATAGTGAGCTAATATCAGGACAACTGGGGAAGGCTACGTTGG gGAATGGAAACAAGGATGGATTATATTCTATTCTTCTAAGAGATTACAACTCCCATGCTGCTGCAGTCTGCATGAATCGGCTAGCAAAATTGAG TGCTCGGTGGATTGGAATCCATGGATTCTCCATTGGAATCGATGACGTTCAACCTGGTGCAGAgttgaataataaaagaaaaaacacaatccAGGAAGGATATACCGATTGCCAGAGAATAATTGAGGATTTTAATCGAGGAAAATTGCAACCTAAAGCTGGTCTAGATGGTGCAAAATCATTAGAAGCTGACATAACAGGGATTCTCAATACAATTCGAGAAGACACTGGGAAG GCCTGTATGGACGGGTTACATTGGAGAAACAGTCCCTTGATCATGTCACAATGTGGTTCCAAAGGATCTCCTATCAATATCAGTCAGATGGTCGCATGTGTTGGTCAGCAGACAGTTAATGGTCACCGTGCTCCTGATGGATTTATAGATCGAAGTCTTCCTCATTTCCCTAGGATGTCCAAATCACCTGCA GCTAAAGGTTTTGTTGCTAATTCGTTCTACAGTGGTCTTACTGccacagaatttttttttcacactatGGGTGGACGAGAAGGTCTAGTTGATACAGCG GTGAAAACTGCCAGTACAGGTTACATGTCCCGTAGACTGATGAAAGCCTTGGAGGATCTATTAGTCCATTATGATAACACAGTGCGAAATTCCAGCGGATGTATACTTCAATTTACCTATGGGGATGATGGAATGGACCCAGCACTAATGGAAGGAAAGGATGGAGCTcctttaaattttgatagattatTTCTGAAAATTCAG GCCACATGTCCTCCTCGATCTCACCACAACTATCTTTCTTCTGAAGAATTGTCGCAAAAGTTTGAAGAGGAATTAGTCAGACATGATAAAAGTCGGGTTTGCTCTGACGCCTTCGTGAAAGCTCTTCGAAATTTTGTTTCCTTGCTTGGAGTAAAGTCTGCAAGCCCGCCCCAGGTTTTATACAAAGCATCTGGTGTGACTGATAAGCAACTCGAG GTATTTGTAAAAATTTGTGTATCTCGCtatcgggaaaaaaaaattgaggctGGGACTGCAATTGGGACAATAGGAGCTCAGAGTATTGGAGAACCTGGGACACAAATGACTCTTAAAACTTTTCACTTTGCCGGAGTTGCGAGCATGA ATATCACACAGGGAGTCCCCCGAATCAACGAAATCATAAATGCTTCCAAAAATATAAGCACACCTGTCATCTCAGCAGAACTTGAAAACCCCCTGGAATTGACTAGTGCACGATGGGTGAAAGGACGCATCGAAAAAACTACTTTAGGACAG GTTGCTGAGAGTATCGAGCTGCTAATGACTTCAACATCAGCGTCAGTGAGAATAATTCTTGACAGTAAAATAATCGAGGAGGCATGTTTATCTATTACCCCCTGGTCGGTAAAAAATTCCATTCTAAAGACCCCCAGAATCAAACTGAACGATAAT GATATTAGGGTCTTAGATACGGGATTGGACATTACTCCTGTGGTGGATAAAAGTAGGACACATTTCAATCTCCACAATCTGAAGAATGTGCTGCCAAATATTATAGTGAAT GGGATCAAAACAGTTGAGCGAGTTGTTGTCGCAGAGGATATGgataaaaataaacagataGATGGGAAAAAAAGGTGGAAACTGTTTGTGGAGGG CACAAACCTCCTGGCTGTTATGGGGACTCCGGGAATCAATGGGAGAACTACGACAAGTAATAATGTTGTCGAAGTGAGCAAAACACTGGGAATCGAAGCTGCAAGGACAACAATTATTGATGAAATAGGGACAGTTATGGGTAACCATGGTATGAGTATAGACATTCGTCACATGATGCTTTTGGCTGATGTCATGACTTACAGG GGGGAGGTTCTCGGGATTCAAAGAACCGGTATTCAGAAGATGGACAAAAGTGTGCTGATGCAGGCATCTTTTGAGAGGACTGGAGATCATTTATTTAGTGCAGCAATTAGCGGAAAGGTTGATAACATAGAGGGAGTTACAGAATGTGTGATTATGGGCATACCAATGAAGCTCGGTACTGGGATACTCAAAGTCCTCCAAAG GACCGATGATCTGCCCAAGTTGAAATATGGACCTGATCCAATCATCTCTTGA
- the LOC104726602 gene encoding nucleolar protein 58-like: protein MKTVTGRVISAEPISLSKAATLLSRFTSSDNGASQDVRAYLQRASAAFTELKSFHREIRSKETKPSSEARSEQNVTEELDDGEGRDRKSEGMSEESVYGKGEKEKKKKKNREEDVAAEKVEDKLEDEEMSEDRKERKKKKKKKNIDEDVIAEKVKEKLEDEEMSEDRKERKKKKKKKNKDVIDEKVVDKLEDEDISKERKERKKKKKMKSEEEMASEERKSKKKRKSDDEMGSEERKSKKKRKL, encoded by the coding sequence aTGAAGACCGTCACCGGAAGAGTTATTAGTGCTGAACCAATCTCACTCTCCAAAGCAGCTACGCTTCTCTCTAGGTTCACTTCTTCCGATAATGGAGCCTCTCAAGACGTTAGAGCGTATCTCCAACGAGCCTCTGCTGCCTTCACCGAATTAAAGAGTTTCCACAGGGAGATTAGATCGAAGGAAACGAAGCCAAGCTCGGAGGCGAGGAGTGAGCAGAATGTCACCGAAGAACTCGATGATGGGGAGGGTCGTGACCGGAAGAGTGAAGGTATGAGTGAGGAATCAGTTTACGGAAAGggagaaaaggagaagaagaaaaagaagaacagagaGGAAGATGTTGCTGCTGAGAAGGTGGAGGATAAGTTGGAAGACGAGGAAATGAGCgaagatagaaaagagagaaagaagaagaagaagaagaagaacatagaTGAAGATGTTATTGCTGAGAAGGTGAAGGAAAAGTTGGAAGACGAGGAGATGAGTgaagatagaaaagagagaaagaagaagaagaagaagaagaacaaagatgtTATTGATGAGAAGGTGGTGGATAAGTTAGAAGACGAGGACATaagcaaagagagaaaagagagaaagaagaagaagaagatgaagagtgaGGAAGAGATGGCTTCAGAGGagagaaagagcaaaaaaaagaggaagagtgATGACGAGATGGGCTCAGAGGAGAGGAAGAGcaagaaaaagaggaaattgTAA
- the LOC104726606 gene encoding ankyrin repeat-containing protein At5g02620-like, with protein MEEASTSTSAPMAAKPNLVRKTMAKQLTGKREDSPLHSAIRRGDFSAVNEILSDHMESEEELSELLRKQNQCGETSLYVAAEYGDAEVVAELIKYYDLEDAETKARNGFDPFHIAAKQGELDVLRILMEEHPELAMTVDLSNTTALHTAAAQGHVEVVEYLLEAAGSSLAAIAKSNGKTALHSAARNGHAEVVKAIVAVEPDTATRTDKKGQTPLHMAVKGQSIDVVVELMKGHRSSLNMVDSKGNTALHVATRKGRIKIVELLLDNNETSTSTRAINRAGETPLDTAEKTGHPEIAAILKTRGVPSAKAINNPTRPNVARELKQTVSDIKHEVHHQLEHARETRKRVQGIAKRINKMHIEGLDNAINSTTVVAVLIATVAFAAIFTVPGQYADELSSLSPGQSLGEANIADRPAFAIFFIFDSIALFISLAVVVVQTSVVAIEHKAKKNMMAVINKLMWVACVLISVAFLALAFVVVGEDERWLAVGVTVFGATIMLTTLGTMCYWVIMHRIEASNVRKSRKESMARSRQSGLLEFSGMLTKRMYAI; from the exons ATGGAGGAAGCATCAACATCGACATCAGCGCCAATGGCTGCAAAACCAAACCTTGTTAGAAAGACAATGGCCAAACAGCTGACCGGAAAACGTGAAGATTCGCCGCTTCATTCGGCTATCAGACGCGGAGATTTCTCAGCGGTGAATGAGATTTTGAGTGATCATATGGAATCAGAAGAGGAACTAAGTGAGTTGTTGCGGAAACAGAACCAATGTGGTGAGACTTCTCTTTATGTGGCGGCAGAATATGGTGATGCGGAGGTGGTTGCAGAGCTCATCAAGTACTATGATCTTGAAGACGCCGAGACCAAAGCTAGAAATGGGTTTGATCCTTTCCACATTGCTGCTAAACAAGGCGAATTGG ACGTTTTGAGAATACTAATGGAGGAACATCCGGAGCTAGCAATGACGGTGGACTTATCAAACACGACGGCTCTACATACTGCGGCGGCTCAGGGACACGTGGAAGTTGTAGAGTATCTACTAGAAGCCGCAGGTAGTAGCCTAGCCGCGATCGCAAAGAGCAACGGGAAAACAGCATTGCACTCGGCGGCTAGGAATGGTCACGCGGAAGTAGTAAAGGCGATTGTAGCGGTTGAGCCGGACACGGCAACGAGAACCGATAAAAAAGGTCAGACGCCACTTCACATGGCGGTGAAAGGACAAAGCATCGATGTGGTGGTTGAGCTGATGAAGGGACATCGGTCGTCGTTGAATATGGTTGATTCGAAAGGGAACACTGCGTTACATGTTGCTACTAGGAAAGGTCGTATTAAG ATAGTGGAATTGCTTCTAGATAACAACGAGACAAGCACAAGCACAAGAGCCATAAACAGAGCCGGAGAAACGCCGCTCGACACGGCTGAGAAAACCGGCCATCCAGAGATTGCCGCGATTCTCAAAACCCGCGGCGTCCCCTCCGCTAAAGCCATCAACAACCCTACTCGGCCAAACGTGGCGCGTGAGCTCAAACAAACGGTAAGTGACATCAAACATGAAGTTCATCACCAGTTAGAACACGCTCGAGAGACGAGGAAACGCGTTCAAGGAATAGCTAAACGCATTAACAAAATGCACATAGAAGGTCTTGACAATGCGATTAACTCAACCACAGTCGTTGCTGTTTTAATCGCCACCGTTGCTTTTGCGGCCATTTTCACCGTACCGGGACAATACGCCGATGAATTGAGTTCGCTCTCTCCTGGACAATCCCTAGGAGAAGCGAATATAGCGGATAGACCAGCGTTTGCGATTTTCTTTATATTCGATTCAATCGCTCTTTTTATATCTTTAGCGGTTGTGGTGGTTCAGACTTCAGTGGTTGCGATCGAGCACAAGGCTAAGAAGAATATGATGGCTGTGATAAACAAGCTGATGTGGGTAGCTTGCGTTTTGATATCGGTAGCGTTTTTGGCGTTAGCGTTCGTGGTGGTTGGTGAGGATGAGAGGTGGCTAGCGGTTGGAGTGACGGTGTTCGGTGCAACGATAATGCTCACGACGCTTGGGACAATGTGTTATTGGGTCATTATGCATCGGATCGAGGCTTCTAATGTGAGAAAGTCGAGGAAAGAGTCTATGGCAAGATCGAGACAATCAGGATTGTTGGAATTTTCTGGGATGTTAACCAAGAGAATGTATGCTATTTAG
- the LOC104726605 gene encoding putative F-box protein At5g60060 → MESSSSLLPSQWSNLPLDILELISNRLDHDGSSDTVDLICLRSVCATWRLFLPLSDNNNNNKNSPFSKFPKYLPFWSSSSSSTSGFFILKQSSVYKLEAPLMNASTWLVKLQETSPGKMRVLDLFSNDRISFLPEKFPEKIDLQEFHVRLVRRAYRMEYANNGGGEMSSCFWSLNSEKVVILSSGEEEGSALMAIHSGGKLGFLKSGNEERWKILDNSWNVIYEDIMMLYRENCCIVVDDKGKTVIYDVSFKVSDLADGLVGGGGHKKHLVEHPNGEVLLVDKYVKHVWSISERSKSAVEFRVYKLKREEKRWEEVRDLGDVALFIGDDCSYSVQIPAGNFAGGCIFYKDYRNGGRSRGVCCDGDGLFNVDFEMGDFVFPIKPKYFGP, encoded by the coding sequence atggagtcttcttcttctcttcttccttctcaatgGTCTAATCTACCTTTAGATATACTTGAGTTGATCTCAAATCGTCTTGACCACGACGGCTCATCAGACACCGTTGATCTCATCTGTCTCCGTTCTGTTTGCGCCACGTGGcgtctctttcttcctctctccgacaacaacaacaacaacaaaaacagtcCTTTTTCAAAATTCCCAAAGTATCTTCCTTTttggtcatcttcttcttcatcaacctcTGGCTTCTTCATTCTGAAACAGAGCAGTGTCTATAAACTCGAAGCTCCTTTGATGAATGCGAGTACTTGGCTGGTTAAGCTTCAAGAGACATCTCCAGGGAAAATGCGAGTCTTGGATCTCTTCTCAAACGACAGAATCAGTTTCTTGCCTGAGAAGTTCCCGGAGAAGATCGATTTACAGGAGTTTCATGTGAGATTGGTTCGTCGAGCTTATCGTATGGAGTACGCAAACAATGGCGGTGGCGAGATGTCTTCTTGTTTCTGGTCTCTGAACTCCGAGAAAGTTGTGATTTTGTCTTCAGGGGAAGAAGAAGGCTCGGCGTTAATGGCGATTCACAGTGgtgggaaattagggtttttgaagaGTGGAAACGAAGAAAGATGGAAGATTTTGGATAATTCGTGGAATGTGATCTACGAGGACATAATGATGTTGTACAGAGAGAACTGTTGCATCGTTGTAGACGACAAGGGTAAAACCGTAATTTACGATGTGAGTTTCAAGGTTTCGGATTTGGCTGATGGTTTGGTCGGAGGAGGTGGTCACAAAAAGCATCTTGTGGAGCATCCCAACGGAGAAGTGTTGCTTGTTGACAAATACGTGAAACACGTCTGGTCCATATCGGAGCGTTCGAAATCTGCGGTggagtttagagtttataagctgaagagagaagagaagagatgggAAGAGGTGAGAGATTTGGGAGACGTGGCTCTGTTTATAGGAGATGACTGTTCTTACTCCGTTCAGATTCCGGCCGGAAATTTCGCCGGAGGTTGTATTTTCTATAAAGATTATAGGAATggaggaagaagcagaggagtATGCTGTGACGGTGATGGTCTCTTCAATGTGGACTTTGAGATGGGTGATTTTGTGTTTCCTATAAAGCCCAAATATTTTGGCCCATAA